A stretch of DNA from Bicyclus anynana chromosome 23, ilBicAnyn1.1, whole genome shotgun sequence:
tagtaatacacatacatacaaataatttatatcctaatacataaacaatattacacaaatacctacaataatgaataaattacatatcaaaatatactaataaatacatataaagtcatattgaagagaaataatagatacagatcgtccttactgcaccagatagtgagtctttacggcatttttaaaaatgtccagtgactttgattgccgtatgtacaatattattcattttcattcatataattgaatgttattttctttaacaaaaaataatttaaaatgtgcaAGGAacttgtgttctaaaatgaatattttcgcaGTAAATAGATCTTTAAATGTATTCTATAGAcggatttttataataatgacgtagcctTATTGTCTTaatgttttacgtattttaaaatacaacgatagtcctgtagtcacaagttcagggcTCTGCTCGGCGTTTTTCTCTcaaccacgcgatggacccggcacccgcacggtgaatccatggaatgctaagatattcgtctcataaaggcgtgtaataaaatattagttatgcagttcgtttcctataagtggtcttgtcaacaccttgaagttatgggaaatactcccgagcaccctgtatagaccTCCAAACATTATGACCTCGGTCCAACCTGCGCTTTCcggcgcggggtcgccattccagcaccttgggaccccaaccatcggctcttcgaactatattcCCTgcccacttcaacttcgcgactcgctgagctatgtcgatgataCGTGTTACTTgctaataatgtttaaaataaaacaataaacacaatatctactcgtatattttatCCATCGAAGTTTTTTGCCAGCTCTTTAAAGAAGCGAAAATCTTCTTTGTCATGAATTGGTTCGTCGTCGGGTTCTGGCAAGGCGAAGGCGGGTGTCGTTGATTGGTTAGCGGCTGAGCCTGGTAGGTGCGAGACGAATATTCGGACCTGTATCAAAATCTGTGTAAGCATTGGCGTGCAAAAGgttcttaactagggtaggttagagccgcgatagcccagaaaatatttttttctgcctTCGGTTCGGAGGGCGTTTGAATACTATCCGGGGATATCAGTTGTTTGACCAACTTTTTAgtttgagtgcattttaagaaaacctgaggagactcgtgcttaacagtgagcgtGTTTAATGATGAGGTTAGAGAAGGATTTTTCcaatttaatatcatcatcatcatcattatcaacccacattcggcttaCTCCTGAACTCGAGTCTTTTGTCAGAATGgaaggggttaggtcaatagtccaccacgctggcccaatgcagattggcatacacgtagagaattaaaaaaaaaatcaggtaggtatataggtttcctcatgatgttttttttccttcaccgtttgtaacacgtgatatttaatttcttaaaatgcacacaactgaaaagttggaggtgcatgccacggatcggattcgaacccacgctctccgaatcgaagatagaaaaaattattaaattttaaatatgtaaattaatcctactaatattataaacgcgaaagtttgtatggatgtttggatgtttgttactctataacgccgctactactgaagcgatttagctgaaatttggaatggaaatagattttactctggattaacacataggctactttttatcccgaaaaaaaaccatggtttcccgagatttgcgaaaactgatgattttgatgatatgaatgttactctttcacgcctcaactactgaaccgaattagctgaaatttggtattaagatatattatagcctgtattaacacataggctactttttatcccggaaaaatccgtggttcccgagggatttgtgaaaaactgaattcaacgcgggcgtccgctagttttaaatatttttaaataaacatttcggTAAGCTACCTTTTTATCCACTGCTCTAAATTTCTTTAGCAATTTCAACGAAGCGCGCTTTTCTGTGGGATGAGACATTTGATACAGACGCAGCGCTCGGTGGAACTGAAAACAccaaagtatcatcatcataattgttattacaagacggaggtcctggtttcgattccCAGTTGGACCGATTGAGCTTTTCCTCTGCTAATCACTCAGATCTGTTATTTCCATACATGTTtgaagaaagagaatcgacgtctCAAgttagcagcggcgaagagttcatgcaagctgattcccgccgggttacctttaaaatccatacatattcaatgttgtattgtattgtacctAGATGTATGATTTTATATcaagctgtatgaatttccttttctttgggacggcttacgtTCATCTAAATTCTATCTCtcgcctagtgggagttttcaatgttttaatactgtgacgatcgcgtaaacgtaaacgcgaatttctaaggaattgaaacatttCTGCAGTAGTGCcattagatggcgctgtttcaattatttagaaattcgcgtttacgttaacgcgacagtatcagtatcaaactgctactAGGCCTTCTTTGTGCATAGtgggaattttcaatattttcatactgtaactatcgcgttgacgtaaacgcaaatttatatggaattgaaacagttgtgcagtagtgccactagatggcactaggccctctggtcgACAACTTtttcacgtgatctgtcgatagcaaatgtcattgcTATACATTTTAGAATAATCAaggcgtttgcgatcgtagtaagagaatcgacgtgccacttggctacaagtccaggtctggctggtgggaagcttcggtcggctgatatttatttacacactaaaaaccatttttaccctTTCCAAAAGACACCAGGCATCTCTATAGCTCTGCAGTAGAACGAGTGGAGTCAGCACAGCTGTGTACTCAGCTGTCTCTTGGTCCAGCGAATCGCCTTCTAAAAACTCACGCACTGTCGCTCTAAACTTGTTCAAGAATGCTGAGTTTGAGAGGTCCTTTTTGAAGCTGAAATATTGAAAACGCGTAAAATCTAAATGTTGTAATGGTAAGCGAAACCTTCGCGATTACAGGATTTTTTTGAcataatttcttttaaaaatgaccAATTTTCCTGTTcctcagaatcagaatcagaatcatttatttgccaGAAACattaaaggggaatgtccatccCCGCCCCAGGCCTACCTTAACCACcaggcaatttacttatatctaaaaaaaatcttgataattttactttaacaatgaaatcattactttataaaaaaaagtttgctgcaaCGTTTTACGACGTTTTTATTTATTCGACATCCAtgtttaatttgtccacaacggggacaagctaagatcgttgaccttGAGcttgagttttacgatattttatgaagatttatgattggtttgtttgttttcttgtttgttcagcttgttggtaacagaataaaataatacagcatcaaatgttacttcgccgcaatggtacaccggcgaacattatGACATGGCGACTCaaaagtcacgcacttgtgaacgatgtgtgtagggttaacggcacctttgacagatatctaacactccccttttccactcaagtcactctccccgcctatcccaagtaacccataaagaattacacaacaagagatgtggacggctcgaacgccacgagcacactgaagccgtccgtaccgcaagtcgttgcaacgcggcgataacacataGTAAGTATACTTTCCTGGAACTTACAATGGTAGTACAGCGTAGAATCTTTGATTGATTTCTTTGTTCGTAGGATTAATGCGTAGGCAGGACTTTTCGGTATACTCCTGTGGCCTTTGCGTATCCATCCAGCTATCCTCACGAGACATCTCGGGGTATGGTTTGTCGTCTGTCATACTCGTAGTGTTTGTAAACCGCTatgatattttttcaagatcatattttatgtttttatttagtttaacacAAATCATATTAAACTAGCAGACtctgtcaagcttcgctttatttttaaactttactagtagacgccgcgcggttttacccgcgtggttcccgtccccgtagggaTACGGGGGTAATATagagcctatagtcttcctcgataaatgggctatctaacattaaaagatttttttaaatcggaccagtagtttctgagattagcgcgttgaatcaaacaaacaaacaaactcttcagctttgtaatattagcatagatttctTTTAGAAGTGAAAGCTTTTTTAAGAGCAGTGATAGtcccgtggatatgacctctgcctccgattccggagggtgtgggttcgaatccggtccaggcatactccaacttttcagttgtgtgcattttaagaaattaaatatcacgtgtgaaggaaaaacatagtgaggaaacctgcataccagagaattcgctgtgtgtgaagtctaccaatccgcactgggccagcatggtggactattggcctaactcctttctaacaagagactcgagctcagcagcgagcccaataagggttgttaatgatcgaatcgaaggcagaggtcatatccactgagctatcacgtctcttatgGTTAGATACATACGATAAACAAACACCACCATAAGATACTCCACGCCTGAGTTTCCATAGCCACTGTTATATCTAATTCATCCTCaacatttatgtttaaaatgtaGACTTGTACCCtcaaacatacataataataaatcactcagtaataaattgaaatataataaaaaacaataagaaATTGAAATAATCATATTGACAGAAGTTATACTCACAGATTAGTTATCGTATAGATGCCTACTTTATCTGTGAAATTCATCTGTCTACACTGAGATTTGTATCTTCTTTGTCTACGGTTTTTATTGTCTAGGTCATCTACTTTCGTTATTCTACttcttttttgttattctttacaagttagccttcgtCTCAATTATTACTGCCTCGCTTacaatctgatggtaagtgatgttgcaatctaggATGGAGACGGGCttcggtctctacacgacattgtaccggaacgctaaatcgtttggcgatacgtttttgccggtagggtggtaactagccacggccaaagcctcccaccagccagacctggaccaattaagaaaaccccaatcaGCCCTAccgggatcgaatccaggacctccgtctaatAAATCCACCACGTATATTtgcgctgcgccacggaggccgtcaaaatttacgTTTTAGTCtttaaaaaaggtaaagtttgtggtattttagaGGTAATTTCtgtatctactaaaccgattttgaatatgacttacttacctactttaccgatagaaagctacgttatttatgaTTTCACAGGAttgggaaccacgtgggtgaaagtATTCTTCATAGAAATAACTACAAAGATCTAATTTACCGTAACAGAACAAgtgtaaagaattaaataaaattaggcCCACTTCAACCAATTACCAAGTTCTCCAGACATCTCAATGTTAAACTCCGGTCCCGACTTGGCTTAGTTGGATTAGCTAACTAACCGCCCCGACGAGTCCCGACATGTCCCGACACGTCCCGACTCGTCAAAACTTAGTTAAATTCACTTACACCAAATACTCGTGAGAAAGGCAAGCTTTTGTGACACTTTGACACAAATCGAGTATGTAACATGAGGGTACTTGTATGATATTGGATTTCTACGCGGACTTTGCCTTAACTAGATATTAGATAGTAGAAAATCCGAACTGCTGGTGATTTGCTCATTCAATTCACtcgctatctatactaatatataaagcttaagagtttgtttgtttgtttgattgaacgcgctaatctcaggaactactggtcttatttgaaaaattctttcagtgttagatagcccatttatcgaggcggTGACATTTATGAAAGGCGGTTTCACCTTCGTGGTtttcgttcctgtaggaatacggggataatatataaagccttcctcgataaatgggctatttatcactcaaataattttttaaatcggaccagtagtttctgagattaacgcgttcaaccaaacaaacaaacaaactcttcagttttataatattagtatagattgttattagcttagatacatagataatagaggatgtgacaagtaattatttttgaggCTTCCGGTAACCATGTTTGGTCACCAAATTGAGCTAGGGCTGTTTTATCGATATTAAGCactcgatataaaattatacaaaatattatgtttactaaaatgaaacattttaaattctgtcttacattattataatataaaattccatacaattgattttctcattaaagtgttttgtatttaacacagattaatcaataatatacagatggagcgtacggaacatgacggtgtcaTACCCGCtacgaatatgaaattcaaaaacgaatacgttttcttgtcagtacgatacgaaccgtcgcatcagtaattttcaatattattcaagaaaaatagcgttaattgtttctaaatattttaaaaactaaagaaataagatggagtattttttattgattattatatcaatttacgtttttgtttttatatgcaaatgtcaaggagacgcgtgacgatATAGcgaaacaaaataattgttcactattcatcgatattgtaaacaatacttTCCCAACACTACGTATACGGTCAAACCAAAGCtcgtgaaataattcaattctttaAAGGATTGCCCATAAAACCACGTAAGGCTTTGAATTAGTCAATGGgcctaattaataaaaaaatacctttaaaatactcaatatcaacagaaaaatcaaagattttagtACTTACTTGTGAAATGAAATTCCCGCTAGTTTTGATTGGGTTTTGTTGGTACAGGCAACAACTGCACACTTCaccattgtataatatttaatttattttacgattCACAAGCtattggttattatttccgtaatatttcGAATACCGTTACGCCGGAACCACAACAATAGCCATTTTGGGTCACCAAAATCAAAAGATAATTTGGTCGCAACTGACATAATTGATgttgtcatgtaaaatatgtctaacctctttacgcaatgacaaaaaaattatctatctcgctccattaaggtagctttctttaagttagagaggttacgaaaaaattttgtttattctttaaaaaaataaatacttgaccaaatttgacgtaaaatgccacaggtccatatatataggtgtcaaaggttaTTAGTATATAGAGAAGTATGGATTGGTTTTAAAGGTCACTCGTAAAATGAAATActctatgtaaaaatattaatttaatgcttaaatagagtttttttttgttaaatatggAAAACTTTGGTGAAATAGTTTTTCGTCAGGTCCATGATTCTGTCAAATCCGAAGTTCGTGTCGTTTAGTGCTATTGTTATGCTGAAAAGCTGAAAAGAAGACTACAAGATAGTGAAGTTGTaagataaattttcttttttttttggctacAGTAAGAGTAAACCTTTTTTTCTATCCCTTGGGAATAGCTTTTTCTACATGTtcaacagccagtttcttcatgtaaagctaaagtaactgtaaatagtaaagaagactttatttttcagtgaacaATACCGTCACTTtagatttatgacgttactttgactgttatttgccatgaagaaactggccgtaagtccATCGACGcctatattcataaaaaaacatgtttccTATTTGTAATACtacttggtccacctagtggggggtcgtaGGTGGTCTGGTTAGTACACACTGCGCTTTTTGGTGCGGGCGctatccagcaccttgggaccccaacgtccacttCGAACTGTATGCTTTGCTCTTTGCCACTtctgcttcgcgactcgctgagctatggcattgactttggttcttctgtggttCTCCTTATCTCTGATCCGATCAACAAAACTccaagctcgctccatcacccgctgagtgactttgagctttcttattcttcttatctatactctatagaTAACGCCCAGGTCTCGGGAAACCGTAAGAATtaatttaaaggagatggtccaaaattatatggagcccaggatcagtcattgtaccctagcggaaataaaagaagatattttttttttaatattttgattatcagatctacgaatttaatttatttctttggaaataatattcattatctcccaagaaatgcaacaataataagggtaataatggcggattgatgacgttttcaatgcagtaatcgatttgacgtttgctgtcaattgtcatgtcatagttgctctatgggcgccatcttgatataactcaaaaacttgagattttatt
This window harbors:
- the LOC112050761 gene encoding uncharacterized protein LOC112050761, yielding MTDDKPYPEMSREDSWMDTQRPQEYTEKSCLRINPTNKEINQRFYAVLPFFKKDLSNSAFLNKFRATVREFLEGDSLDQETAEYTAVLTPLVLLQSYRDAWCLLERFHRALRLYQMSHPTEKRASLKLLKKFRAVDKKVRIFVSHLPGSAANQSTTPAFALPEPDDEPIHDKEDFRFFKELAKNFDG